AATGAGCGAAGAACAGACCCCTGCCGGCGCAGACGCGTCGGCAATCCGACGCTTAAGCGAAGCCCGGGAAAAGATCGTCGCCCAGTTGTCGCAAGTGATTGTCGGGCAGACGGAAGTTATTGAAGAGTTGTTGATTTGCATGTTCGCCCGGGGTCACTGCCTGCTCGAAGGTGTGCCAGGGTTAGCTAAGACCCTGCTCATTAGCACGCTCGCCCGCTCGCTGAACCTGTCGTTCCAGCGGATTCAGTTCACGCCCGACTTGATGCCGGCGGACATCACCGGCACCGACATCATCGAAGAGAACCGCAGCACCGGTGCTCGCGAACGCCGCTTCCTCGAAGGACCGCTCTTCTCCAATATGATTCTGGCGGACGAAATCAACCGTACGCCTCCCAAGACACAGGCAGCTCTCCTCGAAGCGATGCAGGAGCGAACGGTCACAGTCGGCCGGACTCGGCATCAGCTGAGCGATCCGTTCTTTGTGCTCGCCACACAAAACCCGATTGAACAAGAGGGGACTTATCCACTGCCGGAAGCGCAGCAGGACCGCTTCATGTTCAAGGTCTTTGTGAACTACCCCAGCTTTTTGGAAGAGTTCGAAGTGGCCCGCCGCACGACGGCCGTCCAAGTCGACCGCATCCAGCCCGCGCTCAGTGGGCAGGAAATCATCGAACTCCAGCGGACCGTCCGCGAAGTCCCGGTCAGTGACCACATCATTCGCTATGCCCTGTCGATCGTTCGTCAGACCCGCATCGGCACGCCCGGCGTTCCGGACTTTGTGTCGGACCAAGTGGGCTGGGGCGCAGGTCCCCGCGCCGTGCAGTTTTTGATTCTCGGTGGTAAAGCTCGTGCCCTGCTGCACGGCCGCACGCATGTGACTACCGAAGATATCGCCGCCTTGGCCAAGCCCGTGTTGCGGCATCGCATCGTGGTGAACTTCGCGGCTCAAAGCGATGGAATCACGGCCGACAAGATTATCGACCAACTCGTTTCGGTTACCCCCAGCAAAGAAGACGCGTTGACCAACGATGCCCGATTCAAAAAGATTTTTGCATCCTGAGGCGATCAAGCGAATCTCCCGGCTGGAAGTTCGGGCGCGGCACATCGTCGAAGGGTTTCTTTCGGGTATGCATCGCAGTCCCTACTTCGGGCAATCGGTCGAGTTTCTGCAACATCGCGAATATGTGATCGGCGACGACCTGCGGCACGTCGACTGGAAAGTCTGGGCGCGCCAAGACCGTCTCTACATCAAACAGTTCGAAGAAGAAACCAATCTTCGCTGCCATCTGCTCGTCGACGTGTCGAAGAGCATGCAGTACGGCAACGGTCATCTCAATAAGTTCGAATACGCCAGTACACTCGCCGCCACGTTGGGGTACCTCGTTCTCCGCCAGCAAGATTCGGTAGGTTGCGTCACGTTCGATGATCGGTTGCGAACACAGGTTCCCGGACGTTCGCAGCACAATCATATTCTGGCGATCACCGCTGCCCTTTCCGCGCAATCGCACACCGACAAAACGGACATGTATGCCGTCCTGCGTAACGCAGCGGAAGGGCTGCCGCGTCGCGGTCTGGTCGTGTTGGTTTCCGATCTGCTGGCCGATCGTCCTGGGCTGATCAAAGGCCTGCGCATGCTTCGCCAACGGGGTCATGATGTGCTGGTCTTCCATGTGATGGATGACGACGAACTCGATTTTCCGTTCAACGGCCCGATGCGGTTCGACGGGATGGAAACCGACGACTTTTTGAACT
Above is a window of Anatilimnocola aggregata DNA encoding:
- a CDS encoding DUF58 domain-containing protein; the protein is MPDSKRFLHPEAIKRISRLEVRARHIVEGFLSGMHRSPYFGQSVEFLQHREYVIGDDLRHVDWKVWARQDRLYIKQFEEETNLRCHLLVDVSKSMQYGNGHLNKFEYASTLAATLGYLVLRQQDSVGCVTFDDRLRTQVPGRSQHNHILAITAALSAQSHTDKTDMYAVLRNAAEGLPRRGLVVLVSDLLADRPGLIKGLRMLRQRGHDVLVFHVMDDDELDFPFNGPMRFDGMETDDFLNCNPRALREGYLAALQAFLDEVRRECAKAACDYALVRTSDPLDAVLATFLSKRLAVMNRY
- a CDS encoding AAA family ATPase, coding for MSEEQTPAGADASAIRRLSEAREKIVAQLSQVIVGQTEVIEELLICMFARGHCLLEGVPGLAKTLLISTLARSLNLSFQRIQFTPDLMPADITGTDIIEENRSTGARERRFLEGPLFSNMILADEINRTPPKTQAALLEAMQERTVTVGRTRHQLSDPFFVLATQNPIEQEGTYPLPEAQQDRFMFKVFVNYPSFLEEFEVARRTTAVQVDRIQPALSGQEIIELQRTVREVPVSDHIIRYALSIVRQTRIGTPGVPDFVSDQVGWGAGPRAVQFLILGGKARALLHGRTHVTTEDIAALAKPVLRHRIVVNFAAQSDGITADKIIDQLVSVTPSKEDALTNDARFKKIFAS